From Oryza brachyantha chromosome 9, ObraRS2, whole genome shotgun sequence, a single genomic window includes:
- the LOC102702313 gene encoding chlorophyll a-b binding protein 7, chloroplastic yields MPPSLVLLPRALSPAPPAGPLSRSRRRRRRGLAPVRASWQELAGVLVFSAVPFTAVKAIANSPLGARLRRRLEDRKAAAAAESDALRAAARQARAASSWYGEDRPRWLGPVPYEYPAHLAGDYPGDYGFDIAGLGRDPVAFAYYFNFEILHCRWAMLAALGVVIPELLDLFGVVHFVEPVWWKVGYAKLQGDTLDYLGIPGFRIAGGQGVIVIAICQALLMVGPEYARYCGIEALEPLGIYLPGDINYPGGALFDPLGLSKDPAAFEDLKVKEIKNGRLAMVAWLGFYIQAAVTGKGPIQNLVEHLSDPLHNNILSSFV; encoded by the exons ATGCCTCCTtccctcgtcctcctcccgcgcgctctctcacccgcgccgcccgccgggcCGCTCTCccggtcccggcggcggcggcggcgcggcctcgCGCCGGTGCGGGCGTCGTGGCAAGAGCTGGCGGGGGTGCTGGTGTTCTCCGCCGTGCCCTTCACCGCCGTCAAGGCCATCGCCAACAGCCCCCTCGgcgcccgcctccgccgccgcctcgaggACCGGaaggccgcggccgccgccgagtccgacgCCCTCCGCGCGGCCGCGCGCCAGGCCCGCGCCGCCAG CTCTTGGTACGGCGAAGATCGGCCGCGGTGGCTGGGCCCCGTGCCGTACGAGTACCCGGCGCATCTCGCCGGAGACTACCCTGGCGATTACGGGTTCGACATAGCAGGTCTGGGCAGGGATCCCGTTGCTTTCGCATACTACTTTAA CTTTGAGATCTTGCATTGTCGGTGGGCCATGCTTGCAGCCCTCGGTGTTGTTATTCCTGAGCTGTTAGATCTTTTTGGGGTAGTGCATTTTGTTGAGCCTGTCTGGTGGAAAGTTGGTTATGCAAAACTTCAG GGTGATACCCTTGATTACCTTGGGATTCCTGGTTTTCGAATTGCTGGTGGTCAGGGTGTCATTGTCATTGCTATCTGTCAGGCCCTTCTGATG GTTGGTCCGGAATATGCAAGGTACTGCGGAATTGAGGCTCTAGAACCCTTGGGAATATATCTTCCAGGCGACATAAACTACCCAGGAGGAGCGCTTTTCGATCCCTTGGGGCTCTCCAAAGATCCAGCCGCGTTCGAAGATCTCAAGGTGAAGGAGATCAAGAACGGTCGCCTGGCAATGGTTGCTTGGCTCGGCTTCTACATTCAGGCAGCTGTAACTGGCAAGGGCCCTATTCAGAACCTTGTTGAACACTTGTCGGATCCTCTACACAACAACATTTTGTCCTCTTTTGTTTGA